A window of Acropora muricata isolate sample 2 chromosome 3, ASM3666990v1, whole genome shotgun sequence contains these coding sequences:
- the LOC136911198 gene encoding pyridoxal 5'-phosphate synthase subunit PdxT-like — MDDPKFKLRIGVLAIQGAFFEHKAALIRASNNSSLLKDFDLEIRDVREPEQLLDLSGLILPGGESTTMSLFMQSSNFEDVLKQWIASKENPRVVWGTCAGMVLLSNDIKGEKEGGQSKIGGIDVTTSRNFFGRQVNSFEAKVTLHKKLVFDDSNATNGCTDSADFDSSYHGVFIRAPAVVSVNSPKVEILATISLPKREEPVIVGVSQDNLMITAFHPELTDDTRWHEYFLKQVIEKSNFGK, encoded by the exons ATGGATGACCCGAAATTCAAGCTGAGAATAGGTGTTTTGGCAATCCAGGGTGCTTTCTTTGAGCATAAAGCGGCATTAATCAGAGCTTCAAACAATTCATCACTTTTGAAAGACTTTGATCTTGAAATCAGGGATGTCAGAGAACCCGAACAACTCCTCGATTTAAGCGGACTAATTTTGCCTGGAGGAGAAAGTACGACAATGAGCCTCTTCATGCAATCCAGCAATTTTGAGGACGTTTTGAAACAGTGGATTGCCTCCAAAGAAAATCCCAGAGTTGTTTGGGGAACTTGTGCAGGGATGGTTTTGCTATCAAACGATATAAAAGGCGAAAAAGAAGGTGGCCAGTCCAAG ATTGGTGGCATTGATGTCACAACTTCAAGGAACTTTTTTGGACGACAGGTTAACAGCTTTGAGGCCAAAGTCACACTTCATAAGAAACTTGTTTTTGATGATAGCAATGCCACAAATGGATGCACAGATAGTGCAGATTTTGATTCAAGTTATCATGGAGTCTTCATCCGAGCTCCAGCTGTAGTATCAGTCAACAGTCCTAAAGTAGAAATTCTAGCAACCATCAGTTTGCCCAAAAGGGAGGAACCTGTCATTGTTGGAGTTTCCCAGGATAACTTAATGATAACTGCTTTTCATCCAGAGTTAACAGATGACACTAGATGGCATGAATATTTCTTAAAGCAAGTAATAGAGAAATCAAACTTTGGAAAGTAG
- the LOC136911195 gene encoding pyridoxal 5'-phosphate synthase subunit SNZERR-like, with product MNGLNNGVHLEVSNLSLSKTKVEKTTKDLAALCKTGTFKVKSGMAQMAKGGIIMDVTTAEEARVAENAGACAVMSLERVPADIRKQGGVARMTDPKRTKEIMNAVTIPVMAKARIGHFAEAQILEAIGVDMIDESEVLTTADETNHIDKHNFTVPFVCGARDLGEALRRISEGAAMIRTKGQAGTGDVAEAVRHARAIRNQIRHAQSLDTAELFTFAKELRVPFDLLQKTAEMGRLPVVNFAAGGLATPADVALLMHLGMDGVFVGSGIFKSENPQKRAWAMAQAVTHYKNPKKLAELSEDLGEAMFGTPVSDVKH from the exons ATGAACGGCTTAAataatg GTGTTCACTTGGAAGTGAGTAATCTGTCTCTGAGTAAgacaaaagttgaaaaaacaACCAAAGATTTGGCAGCATTGTGCAAAACAG GAACTTTCAAAGTGAAATCGGGAATGGCTCaaatggccaaaggtggaataaTTATGGATGTTACAACTGCAGAAGAAGCGAGAGTGGCTGAGAATGCTGGG GCTTGTGCTGTAATGTCACTAGAGAGAGTGCCAGCAGATATCCGCAAACAGGGAGGTGTTGCAAGGATGACAGATCCTAAG AGGACAAAAGAGATCATGAATGCTGTAACTATACCTGTAATGGCAAAGGCCAGGATTGGACATTTTGCTGAGGCACAAATCCTTGAGGCAATTGGTGTCGATATGATTGATGAGTCAGAAG TTCTGACTACAGCTGATGAGACAAACCACATTGATAAACATAACTTTACCGTTCCCTTTGTTTGTGGAGCAAGAGATCTTGGAGAAGCTCTTAGAAGAATTTCTGAAGGAGCAGCAATGATAAGAACAAAAGGACAGGCAGGGACAG GTGATGTTGCTGAAGCTGTTAGACATGCCAGAGCAATTCGTAATCAGATACGTCATGCTCAATCATTGGACACAGCTGAATTGTTTACTTTTGCCAAAGAGCTGCGTGTACCTTTTGACCTCCTTCAGAAAACAGCTGAGATGGGACGATTACCAGTTGTTAACTTTGCAGCTGGAGGACTTG cTACCCCAGCTGATGTGGCACTTCTGATGCATCTAGGCATGGATGGTGTGTTTGTAGGATCAGGAATTTTCAAGAGTGAAAATCCTCAGAAGAGAGCATGGGCAATGGCACAAGCTGTTACCCATTACAAAAATCCCAAGAAACTTGCTGAACTCAGTGAAGATTTAGGGGAGGCCATGTTTGGAACACCTGTCAGTGACGTGAAACACTAG
- the LOC136911192 gene encoding caspase-3-like isoform X1, with protein MGGSDCKCKIEPCPTGQKNRSNEHCLTLRKETCRRFDSSSVEHFRAFDQEDLIKSNSFASQTRLQTSLGSIFPLAPQCHWWSADEAYDGIRNPYVLVINNVNFYFTKVPQPRNGATSTHDRDNIREFTKVPQPRNGATHDRENIREFVKEAGFEKFEEHFDLTKGQMLDLLEKTRLTGDLVMHDSFICIIMSHGDEEGILGADSQSVPVDSIIAKFQGNKCPQLATKPKLFFLQACRGKVDDNGYHVPEMQDQVIADADEKEEMPVKLPTDADVLIAYSTTKGYLSHRRFTVNMEDAKLYSTKLGSWFISCLVQIFLKYSHREDLMTMLTRVNNSLSQLYSEPSGCKQISCQLSMLTKKVYFVNFFGKVSP; from the exons ATGGGAGGAAGTGATTGCAAATGTAAAATCGAGCCTTGTCCAACCGGACAGAAGAATAGATCTAATGAGCATTGTTTAACGCTAAGGAAAGAAACGTGCAGAAGATTTG ATTCTTCCTCAGTTGAACATTTCAGAGCTTTTGACCAAGAAGACCTAATAAAGTCCAACTCATTCGCGTCGCAGACACGTTTGCAAACCTCGCTGGGAAGTATCTTTCCCCTTGCCCCACAATGTCACTGGTGGTCAGCCGATGAGGCTTACGATGGAATACGTAATCCATATGTGTTGGTCATCAACAATGTGAATTTTTACTTCACCAAGGTTCCACAACCGAGAAATGGTGCGACTAGTACTCATGATCGAGACAACATCAGGGAATTTACCAAGGTTCCACAACCGAGAAATGGTGCGACTCATGATCGAGAAAACATCAGGGAATTTGTCAAAGAGGCTGGCTTCGAAAAATTCGAAGAGCATTTTGACCTCACCAAGGGGCAGATGCTCGATTTACTCGAAAAGACAAGATTAACGGGGGATCTAG ttATGCATGATAGtttcatttgcataataatgAGCCATGGAGATGAAGAAGGCATCTTGGGAGCAGACAGTCAGTCAGTGCCAGTTGACAGTATCATCGCCAAATTCCAAGGGAACAAATGCCCCCAGTTGGCAACAAAGCCAAAGTTGTTCTTCCTTCAGGCCTGCAGAGGCAAAGTTGATGATAATGGATACCATGTCCCAGAAATGCAAGATCAAGTAATTGCAGATGCtgatgaaaaagaagaaatgccTGTGAAGTTGCCAACAGATGCTGATGTTTTGATTGCGTATTCAACTACAAAGGGGTATTTGTCTCATAGACGCTTCACAGTGAACATGGAAGATGCAAAACTTTACAGCACAAAACTTGGCTCATGGTTTATATCGTGTTTGGTGCAAATCTTTCTTAAATATTCCCACAGGGAAGATCTCATGACAATGTTAACAAGAGTTAACAATTCTTTGAGCCAGCTGTATTCTGAGCCCAGTGGATGCAAGCAAATTTCATGTCAGCTTTCTATGCTCACCAAGAAAGTTTATTTTGTCAACTTTTTCGGCAAAGTATCTCCGTGA
- the LOC136911192 gene encoding caspase-3-like isoform X2, which produces MYTKLKTEQCHISYTRYFPQEKFSVFNEDSSSVEHFRAFDQEDLIKSNSFASQTRLQTSLGSIFPLAPQCHWWSADEAYDGIRNPYVLVINNVNFYFTKVPQPRNGATSTHDRDNIREFTKVPQPRNGATHDRENIREFVKEAGFEKFEEHFDLTKGQMLDLLEKTRLTGDLVMHDSFICIIMSHGDEEGILGADSQSVPVDSIIAKFQGNKCPQLATKPKLFFLQACRGKVDDNGYHVPEMQDQVIADADEKEEMPVKLPTDADVLIAYSTTKGYLSHRRFTVNMEDAKLYSTKLGSWFISCLVQIFLKYSHREDLMTMLTRVNNSLSQLYSEPSGCKQISCQLSMLTKKVYFVNFFGKVSP; this is translated from the exons ATGTATACAAAACTTAAGACCGAGCAGTGTCATATAAGTTATACCAGATACTTCCCACAAGAGAAGTTCTCCGTATTCAATGAAG ATTCTTCCTCAGTTGAACATTTCAGAGCTTTTGACCAAGAAGACCTAATAAAGTCCAACTCATTCGCGTCGCAGACACGTTTGCAAACCTCGCTGGGAAGTATCTTTCCCCTTGCCCCACAATGTCACTGGTGGTCAGCCGATGAGGCTTACGATGGAATACGTAATCCATATGTGTTGGTCATCAACAATGTGAATTTTTACTTCACCAAGGTTCCACAACCGAGAAATGGTGCGACTAGTACTCATGATCGAGACAACATCAGGGAATTTACCAAGGTTCCACAACCGAGAAATGGTGCGACTCATGATCGAGAAAACATCAGGGAATTTGTCAAAGAGGCTGGCTTCGAAAAATTCGAAGAGCATTTTGACCTCACCAAGGGGCAGATGCTCGATTTACTCGAAAAGACAAGATTAACGGGGGATCTAG ttATGCATGATAGtttcatttgcataataatgAGCCATGGAGATGAAGAAGGCATCTTGGGAGCAGACAGTCAGTCAGTGCCAGTTGACAGTATCATCGCCAAATTCCAAGGGAACAAATGCCCCCAGTTGGCAACAAAGCCAAAGTTGTTCTTCCTTCAGGCCTGCAGAGGCAAAGTTGATGATAATGGATACCATGTCCCAGAAATGCAAGATCAAGTAATTGCAGATGCtgatgaaaaagaagaaatgccTGTGAAGTTGCCAACAGATGCTGATGTTTTGATTGCGTATTCAACTACAAAGGGGTATTTGTCTCATAGACGCTTCACAGTGAACATGGAAGATGCAAAACTTTACAGCACAAAACTTGGCTCATGGTTTATATCGTGTTTGGTGCAAATCTTTCTTAAATATTCCCACAGGGAAGATCTCATGACAATGTTAACAAGAGTTAACAATTCTTTGAGCCAGCTGTATTCTGAGCCCAGTGGATGCAAGCAAATTTCATGTCAGCTTTCTATGCTCACCAAGAAAGTTTATTTTGTCAACTTTTTCGGCAAAGTATCTCCGTGA
- the LOC136911190 gene encoding caspase-3-like isoform X1 yields MDDGYGRSLTRQLCLAYARDTSVNAQQHLHGHPTFTCLEMGGSDHKCKFESCPTGQTNRSNEHCLTLRKETCRRFDSSSVEYFGPFDQEDLIKSNLFASQTRLQNSLGNIFHLAPQCNPLPADEMEMGGSDHKCKFESCPTGQTNRSNGHCLTQRKETCRRFDSPSVEYFGPFDQEDLIKSNLFASQTSLQNSLGNRNIFHQAPQCDPLPADEAYDGIRNPYVLVINNVNFYFTKDPRPRNGASHDRDNIRAFVEEARFEKFEEYFDLTKRQMLDLFEETRLMGDLVEHDSFICIIMSHGDEEGILGADSQSVPVDSIIAKFQGNKCPQLATKPKLFFLQACRGKVDDNGYHVPEMQDQVIADAGEKEEMPVKLPTDADVLIAYSTTKGYLSHRRFTVNMKDAKLYSTKLGSWFISCLVQIFLQYSHREDLMTMLTRVNNSLSQLYSEPNGCKQISCQLSMLTKKVYFANFFGKVSP; encoded by the exons ATGGACGACGGATACGGCAGGTCTTTAACTAGACAACTGTGCTTAGCGTATGCACGTGATACATCAGTAAATGCTCAACAGCATTTACACGGACATCCTACCTTCACTTGCTTGGAGATGGGAGGAAGTGATCACAAATGTAAATTCGAGTCTTGTCCAACTGGACAGACGAATAGATCTAATGAACATTGTTTAACGCTAAGGAAAGAAACGTGCAGAAGATTTG ATTCTTCCTCAGTTGAATATTTCGGACCTTTTGACCAAGAAGACCTAATAAAGTCCAACCTATTCGCCTCGCAGACACGTTTGCAAAACTCGCTGGGAAATATCTTTCACCTAGCCCCACAATGTAACCCGTTGCCAGCTGATGAGATGGAGATGGGAGGAAGTGATCACAAATGTAAATTCGAGTCTTGTCCAACTGGACAAACGAATAGATCTAATGGACATTGTTTAACGCAAAGGAAAGAAACGTGCAGAAGATTTG ATTCTCCCTCAGTTGAATATTTCGGACCTTTTGACCAAGAAGACCTAATAAAGTCCAACTTATTCGCCTCGCAGACAAGTTTGCAAAACTCGCTGGGAAATCGAAATATCTTTCACCAAGCCCCACAATGTGACCCGTTGCCAGCTGATGAAGCTTACGATGGAATACGTAATCCATATGTGTTGGTCATCAACAATGTGAATTTTTACTTCACTAAGGATCCACGACCGAGAAATGGTGCAAGTCATGATCGAGACAACATCAGGGCATTTGTTGAAGAGGCTCGCTTCGAAAAATTCGAAGAGTATTTTGACCTAACCAAGAGGCAGATGCTCGATTTATTCGAAGAGACAAGATTAATGGGGGATCTCG TTGAGCATGATAGtttcatttgcataataatgAGCCATGGAGATGAAGAAGGCATCTTGGGAGCAGACAGTCAGTCAGTGCCTGTTGACAGTATCATTGCCAAATTCCAAGGGAACAAATGCCCCCAGTTGGCAACAAAGCCAAAGTTGTTCTTCCTTCAGGCCTGCAGAGGCAAAGTTGATGATAATGGATACCATGTCCCAGAAATGCAAGATCAAGTAATTGCAGATGCtggtgaaaaagaagaaatgccTGTGAAGTTGCCAACAGATGCTGATGTTTTGATTGCGTATTCAACTACAAAGGGGTATTTGTCTCATAGACGCTTCACAGTGAACATGAAAGACGCAAAACTTTACAGCACAAAACTTGGCTCATGGTTTATATCGTGTTTGGTGCAAATCTTTCTTCAATATTCCCACAGGGAAGATCTCATGACAATGTTAACAAGAGTTAACAATTCTTTGAGCCAGCTGTATTCTGAGCCCAATGGATGCAAGCAAATTTCATGTCAGCTTTCTATGCTCACCAAGAAAGTTTATTTTGCCAACTTTTTCGGCAAAGTATCTCCGTGA
- the LOC136911190 gene encoding caspase-3-like isoform X2 has translation MYTKLETVQFGRSYTKHFPQGRSKFSEFKKDSSSVEYFGPFDQEDLIKSNLFASQTRLQNSLGNIFHLAPQCNPLPADEMEMGGSDHKCKFESCPTGQTNRSNGHCLTQRKETCRRFDSPSVEYFGPFDQEDLIKSNLFASQTSLQNSLGNRNIFHQAPQCDPLPADEAYDGIRNPYVLVINNVNFYFTKDPRPRNGASHDRDNIRAFVEEARFEKFEEYFDLTKRQMLDLFEETRLMGDLVEHDSFICIIMSHGDEEGILGADSQSVPVDSIIAKFQGNKCPQLATKPKLFFLQACRGKVDDNGYHVPEMQDQVIADAGEKEEMPVKLPTDADVLIAYSTTKGYLSHRRFTVNMKDAKLYSTKLGSWFISCLVQIFLQYSHREDLMTMLTRVNNSLSQLYSEPNGCKQISCQLSMLTKKVYFANFFGKVSP, from the exons ATGTATACAAAACTTGAGACGGTGCAGTTTGGTAGAAGTTATACCAAACACTTTCCACAAGGGAGAAGCAAGTTCTCCGAATTCAAAAAAG ATTCTTCCTCAGTTGAATATTTCGGACCTTTTGACCAAGAAGACCTAATAAAGTCCAACCTATTCGCCTCGCAGACACGTTTGCAAAACTCGCTGGGAAATATCTTTCACCTAGCCCCACAATGTAACCCGTTGCCAGCTGATGAGATGGAGATGGGAGGAAGTGATCACAAATGTAAATTCGAGTCTTGTCCAACTGGACAAACGAATAGATCTAATGGACATTGTTTAACGCAAAGGAAAGAAACGTGCAGAAGATTTG ATTCTCCCTCAGTTGAATATTTCGGACCTTTTGACCAAGAAGACCTAATAAAGTCCAACTTATTCGCCTCGCAGACAAGTTTGCAAAACTCGCTGGGAAATCGAAATATCTTTCACCAAGCCCCACAATGTGACCCGTTGCCAGCTGATGAAGCTTACGATGGAATACGTAATCCATATGTGTTGGTCATCAACAATGTGAATTTTTACTTCACTAAGGATCCACGACCGAGAAATGGTGCAAGTCATGATCGAGACAACATCAGGGCATTTGTTGAAGAGGCTCGCTTCGAAAAATTCGAAGAGTATTTTGACCTAACCAAGAGGCAGATGCTCGATTTATTCGAAGAGACAAGATTAATGGGGGATCTCG TTGAGCATGATAGtttcatttgcataataatgAGCCATGGAGATGAAGAAGGCATCTTGGGAGCAGACAGTCAGTCAGTGCCTGTTGACAGTATCATTGCCAAATTCCAAGGGAACAAATGCCCCCAGTTGGCAACAAAGCCAAAGTTGTTCTTCCTTCAGGCCTGCAGAGGCAAAGTTGATGATAATGGATACCATGTCCCAGAAATGCAAGATCAAGTAATTGCAGATGCtggtgaaaaagaagaaatgccTGTGAAGTTGCCAACAGATGCTGATGTTTTGATTGCGTATTCAACTACAAAGGGGTATTTGTCTCATAGACGCTTCACAGTGAACATGAAAGACGCAAAACTTTACAGCACAAAACTTGGCTCATGGTTTATATCGTGTTTGGTGCAAATCTTTCTTCAATATTCCCACAGGGAAGATCTCATGACAATGTTAACAAGAGTTAACAATTCTTTGAGCCAGCTGTATTCTGAGCCCAATGGATGCAAGCAAATTTCATGTCAGCTTTCTATGCTCACCAAGAAAGTTTATTTTGCCAACTTTTTCGGCAAAGTATCTCCGTGA